TCCTCGCGGAGATGGACCTATTCGCGGACCCCTACCGGACACTGAACGACGTGGCCCTGCTGTTCATCCTCGTCGGTCCGGTCCTGCTGGCGCCGCTGTCGTACCTCGCCGTCGCCGGCGACCGCGCCAGCGGGCGGCTGAAGTACGTCATGGGGTTGCCGGCGAGCCGGCCGGGCTACGTCGCCGCCAAGGTGGCCTCGCGGGCGGGCGTCGCGGTCGCGGCGGTCCTCGCCAGCCTCGCCGTCGGCTTCGCCGTCGCGCTGGCGGCCTTCGAGAACGCGCCCGACCCAGCCGCGTTCGCGCTGTTCGCCGTCGCCTCGGCGCTGTACGTGGCGACGTTCGTCTGCATCTTCGTCGCCATCTCCGCGAGCGTGACCGGTCGCTCGCGGGCGATGTTCGGCGCCGTCGCCGTCTACTTCGTCCTGGTCCCCTTCTGGCTCGGGGTCACCCCGCCGCTGACGCTCGGGACGCTCCTCTCTGCCGTCGGCGACCTCCTCGGGACCGGGCTCTCGGCGTCGACCCGCGAGTTCGTCGACGCGCTGTCCCCGCTGCGGGCCTACGGGGGGCTGATCAGGCCGGTCTTCGCCCAGGGCGCCGAGAAGTACGAGCGGTTCGCGCACATGGGCGGCGCCCCCGACGCCGTCTACGAACGGGCGTGGTTCCACGTCGCCGTCCTGCTCGCGTGGTCGCTCGGCTCGGTAACCGTCGGCTACCTCCGGTTCCGCCGCGCCGAACTCGCGTGAACTGCCGGTCCGTTCGCCCTGACATCCGACGCCTCGCCGCTCCGGCCCTCCACACGCCGCTCTCGACCCTGCCGTGACCTACCCGCTGACCGCCGGCCGGTCGGGCCGGGAACCGTCCGCGCCGTCGTCGCTACCGTCGCCCGTGTCGGCCCGCGGTAGCTCGACGACGACGGTCGCGCCGTCGTCCGTGCCGATGCCCCCGCCGTCGGCGATCCGGAGGTCGCCGCCGTAGCGCTCGACGAGCGTCGCGGCGATGCGGAGCCCGCCGCCCGCCGTCTCGTCGCCGTGGCGGTAGGCGCTGGGGCGGTCCTCCGACGGGATCCCGGGCCCGTTGTCGCTGACGGTCAGGGTGACGGCGTCGGCGCCGCGCTCGACGGCCAGCGTGACCCGCGGATCGTCGCTGTCGTTGTGCTCGACGGCGTTCTCGACGAGGTTGTCGACGACCGACCGGAGGCCGGCGTTGGCGACGACCGGCGCCCGCTCGGGGAGGTCGGTCGCGACGGTCGCGGCGGTGGCCGCCTCGATACTGGCGGCCGCCTCGTCGACCACCGCGGCCAGGTCGACGGGTTCGTAGTCGGCCTCGCCGGCGACGGTCTTGGCCAGCGAGCCCGCGGTGTGGATGCGCTCGAACGCCTCGTCGGTCTTCTCGCGGACGACCGCCGCGTGCTCGGCGACGCCGTCGTCGGCCGCGTCGGCGTCCTCGATCTCCCCGGCGTAGGCGCGGATCACCTGCATGTCGTTGCGCAGGTCGTGCCTGACGAGCCCGTTGACGAACGCCAGCGCGTCGCTGGCCCGCTCGGCCCGGGTGGCGTCGGCGACCGCCCGCGCCCGGTAGTAGCCCGCGACGATGCCCGCAAGCCCGCCGAACGCGGCGGCGACCAGCAGCGTGAACGCCGGCTCGGAGACGGCCCTGTCCTCCAGGAACCGGACGGCGATGGTCAGCCCGACCGCGGTCGTGAACACCACGACGCCGCCGAGCGACCAGACGGCCGCCACCCACCGGTACTCGGCGTCGAGGTCGGTGTGCTCGAGGCGGTAGCCCGCGTACACCAGCCCGACCGCCGGGACCCCGTCGATCAGGAGGGCGAGCAGCGGCCCGGGGACCGACTCGAGCGTCGCCACTTCGGACCCGTGGTGGACCAGCGCCGTCGCCGCGAGCACTGACCCCACGGCGGCGACCGCCAGCGGCCCGGCCCCCCACCCGCGCTCCGTGTCCATGCCCATCGATCGAATCCGCTCCATTTCAATCAGGTGCCTTACAGGCGACCCTCGCGCCGCTGGGGGGTCCACGTCGAAAGTGCCGCCGCCGCACCGACGAGGGGTCAGGAGCGAGGAGGGGCCCGCACCGCTCGGAAACAGAGGGACTGTCGCGCTCGCGACGACCGGGCAGCCGCCCGGTCAGTTCGATGCGCCGTCCAGGTCCGCGTCGATGGCGCCGCCGAGTCCGTCGTCGTCCGGCGCGTACTCGTCGTCCTCCGAGTCCGAGACCTTCTCGCCGTCCGCCTCCTGGGACTCCGTCACGGTGTCGTCGCCGGTGACCGAGACGAACAGTTCACCGAGCTCGCGCGTCCGATCGGGGTTCTGGGTTTCGCTCATCACTCCCGCTTGGCGGGGACCGGGAATAGCGCTGATGCCTAACCACGTTGGTACCGACACGGAACGGTCGGAGACGGGCGACAGCGCCGTTCTGTGTCGGTTTCCGGGGATCGCGGTCACATGACCTGTCGCTGACAGGTGCCGCAGAGCGCCTCGTCTTTGATGTCGACCTCGCGGACGGTGGGCGAGAAGCTCATGACGCAGCGCTTGTTGTCGCAGTGTTCCAGGCCCATGGTGTGGCCGATCTCGTGGATGACCTCCTTGCGGACGCGGTCGGAGAACACGTCCTCGTCGGACCGGCGGGAGATGCCGCCGTCGGAGGAGGTGTTGAGCCGGTAGGTGGAGATGACCGACCCCTTGCCGTCGAGGTAGGCGAGCCCGAAGACGTAGTTGCGGCGGTGGTAGAACAGGTCCTTGGGCGTGATGGCGATGTTCTTGTCGCCGTCGCCGACGCGGGTGGCGAGCTTGATGAACGATTCCGCGCTGTACTGGTCGCGGCTGCGGTCGTACGCGCCGGAGGGGATCGACTGCGTGTCGTGCATCGTCACGTCGCTCTCGTAGACGGCCCGGAGGCTCGCCGAGGCCTCGCGTTTGACCTCGGCGCGGACGTCGCCCACCGGCACGATGTCGACGTGCATACGGGACGTTTATGCGTGCCGCCGTGATAAACTCCCCGCTGTGATCCCCGAGACGCTGGAGGCATTGGTCGCCCGCTTCGCCGAGTTCGACGCCGCCGTCGAAGTGGGGATCGGCCGCCGCACCGTCGTCGCCGAGGCGCTCGCCGAGGCCGGGACGGACGTGACCGCCACGGACCGCCGACCCCGGTCGGCGCCCGATTCGGTCCGGTTCGTCGTCGACGACGTGACCGACCCCGACCCGCCGGTGTACGCCGACGCCGACCTCGTGTACGCGCTGAACCTCCCGCCGGAGCTCCACCGGCCGACGCTGGCCGCCGCCCGGGAGGCCGACGCCGCGTTCATGTTCACCACGCTGGGCACCGACCAGCCGCTCGTCCCCGTCGAGCGGGAGACTATCCCCGCCGAGACGCTGTTCGTCGCACGGGGCTGATCGCGGCGTGGCAACGACCGCAGCGGACAGCGCACGCCACCGCGCCGCTCACTCCCACGTACCGCACACTCCTGCCGCATCGCCACCGCCCTTGCCGAAGTTTCTCCCGAGTCGGAACGGACTTTTGCACGGAGGACATCCCGGGAGACACGAATGAACGCGGACGCGGTCGTGCTCGACGTCGACGGCGTGCTCGTCGACGTGGCCGACTCCTACCGCCGGGCGATCGTCGAGTCGGTGTCGCGGGTCTACGGCGACACCATCCCGAAGGACGCCGTCCAGCAGTTCAAGGACGCCGGAGGGTTCAACAACGACTGGGAGCTCACCTACGCCGCCGCGCTGTACGTCCTCGCCGACGGGGCGGGGCTGGGGCTGTCGCTCCCTTCCTTCACCGACCGGGTGGCGGCCACCGGCGGCGGCGTCTCCGCGGCCGAGACGGTCGTCCTCGACGCGCTGGGGCCCGCCGAGCGCGAGCGCGTCATGAACGAGTGGGACCCCGACCGCCTCCGGGACGTGTTCCAGCAGCTGTACCTCGGTACCGACCTCTACCGGGAACTGGAGGGCGGCGAGCCCGAGATGGATACCCCGGGGTACATCCACGATGAACCCGTCATCCTCGACGGGGAGACGGTCGACGCCCTCCGGGCCCGCTACGACGTGGGCGTCCTGACGGGCCGACCCGCCGCGGAGGCCGACATCGCGCTGGACCGCGTCGGGCTGGACGTGCCCGACGAGCACCGCTTCACGATGGACGACTGGGAGGAGGGCAAACCCCACCCCCGCGCGCTGGTGACGCTGGCCGAGCGCTTCGACGCCGACTCCGTGGTCTTCGTCGGGGACACGCTCGACGACATCAGGACGGCCGTCAACGCCACCGGCGAGGACACCGACCGGGAATACCGCGGCGTCGGCGTCCTCACCGGCGGGCTGACCGGCGAGGAGGGTCGCCGGAAGTACGAGCGCGCCGGCGCGACCGCGGTGGTCGACTCCGTCAACGACCTGCCGGAACTCCTGGACGGCGACGACGAGGACGCCGGCGGGAACTGACGCGGGACCGGGGTGGCGCCCCGCCGAGTTCGCCGAATCGCTAACCCTTATCCTGATCTCGGCCTACGGGCCCGGTATGGACATCGCACTGCTTGGCGGGACCGGCGACATCGGCGAGGGACTGGCGCTGCGGTGGGCGTACCACACCTCCCACACCGTCGTCGTCGGCTCCCGGGACGCCGAGCGCGCCGAGAACAAGGCCGAGGAGTACGCGACCGAACTCGACAGCCGCGGGGTCGACGCCGACGTCGCGGGCGCCGAGAACGCGGCGGCTGCGGCCCGCGCCGACGTGGTCGTCGCCGCGGTCCCCGCGTACCACCTCACCGATACGATCGAGGCGGTCGCCGACGAACTCGACGCCGGCGACGTGCTCGTCTCGCCTGCCGTCGGGATGAAACGCGACGAGGAGGGGATGCACTACAACAAGCCGGGCGCCGGGAGCGTCACCGCGCTGGCCGCCGGCGCAGCGCCGGACGAGGTGGCCGTCGTCGGCGCGTTCCACAACCTCGCCGCCGACCGCCTCGCGAACCTCGACGCCGACCTCGACGTGGACACCCTCGTCGTCGGCGACGACGAGGACGCCGTCGACACCGTCTCGGCGCTGGCCGAGGGTATCGAGGGGCTGCGGGCCGTCTCCGCCGGCGGCATTGCGAACGCCGCCGAGGTCGAGGCGCTGACCCCGCTGCTCATCAACATCGCGATGAACAACGAGGGGCTACACGACGTGGGCGTGAAGTTCCACTAGCGACGCCGCCCCCTACTCGGCGGCTTCCGGTAACGCCTCGACCAGGTCGACGGCCGCATCGACGGCGGCCGCTCCCTTGTCGATCCGCTCGCGCGCCTCCGCCGCGCTCATGTTCGGCCCCTGGACGCCGAAGGTGACCGGCGTGTCCCGGTCGACGCTCACGGCGCTCAACTGCCGCGCGGCCGTGTGCGTGACGACCCTGTCGTGGTCGGTGTCGCCCGTGATCACGACGCCCAGCACGACGACGGCGTCGACCCCGTCCCGGCGGGCGAGCCGGTCGGCCGCAAGCGGCGCGTCGTAGACGCCCGGAACCGGCACTCGCTCCGCGACCGTCGCGTCCCGCCGGTCGGCGTTCGTCCGCGCCCGCGCTTCCATCTCTGCCGCCAGTTCCTCGTAGAACTCCGCGACGACGAGGCCGAGCGTGACCATGGCCTCCGTCCGCCTCCGCTTCGGAAAGTCGTTATCGTTCCCAGGTTCGTTACGAGCGGCTGGACGGCCCGCTACCGCCGGCGCTGTCGGGGCGGGTGAGAACGGAGATCAGGAAGGGCGCTCTACGCGGAGGCCTGCTGGAGGGCGTCCTCGATGTCGTCGGCCTGGGTGACGCCGACGAACCGCTCGACGATGCCGTCGTCGTTCTCGACGATGAGGGTGGGCAGCGAGCGGACGTGGTACTCGTTGGCCACGTCCTGCTGTTCGTCGACGTTGATCTTCTCGAACTGCACGTCGCCGTACTCCTCCTCGAGGTCGTCGAGAATCGGGTCCTGAGTCTTGCAGGGGCCACACCAGTCGGCGTAGAAGTCCTTGAGCGTGACTGTCATGGGTCATCGGAAGTTGCGAATCCGCGGGGATAAGGGTTTCCACTACCGCCGTTCGACGGGTTCGCCGGTCGCCCGAGTGACACCTTCGAGGGCGGCATCCGCCGAGGGGGCGGCCACCGGCGCGGGGTCGCGGGTCAGGGGCAGGGCGAAAGGCTTACGCGGACGGGGGTGGGACGAACAGACATGAGCAGCAACGACGGCGGCGGACTGATGTCCAGCGCGGGGCTGGTCCGGTACTTCGACGCCGAGGACCGCAACGCCATCCGCATCGACCCGAAGACGGTCATCGCCTTCGGGGCGATGTTCGGCTTCCTCGTGCTCGTCCTCCGCGCGACGATCTGACCGGCCGACCACCGCGACCACCGCACCGACCGGCGGCTCGCCCCGGCCCGGAGCGGGAACCACCGCCGCGGGGCGTGACCGCGACGTTTTCAAGCCCCGCCCGCGAACCCGCGGGTATGCACTTCGACCAGCGGACGCAGGCGGCGCTCCGCGAGGCCGGCCTCTCTACCGAGGAGATCCGGGCGGCCTCCGAGCGCGTCGTCGAGGCGACCCGCGAGGCCGCCGACGACCTCGAAGCGTTCTTCGCCGACCGCGACGCCGTGTACTCCGACATGGACCAGGCACACTCGGCCGAGGAGTTCCCCGAACACGCCGTCGACTACCTCGACCTGTTCACCCACGCCGACGACATCCGCGGGTACCTCCGGTTCGACTCCTGGGGCGTCCCCGTCACCGGCGGGCGCGTCCTCTCAGAGGACGTGGTCGAACTCTCCCTGGGGCCGACCGTCGACGACCGGGTCCGCTTCGCCGCCGACCGCGACGCCCTATGAGTGGCGATGACGGAGCGGCGGACGCGAGCGCGGATGCGGCCGGCGACGGGGGCGCCGGCGATGCCGGCGAAGTTCCGACGGTCCGGGTCCGGGGCATCTACACGACGGCGCTGACCCGGCTGTTCGAGGACGCGGGCCTGTCCGTGGTGCAGGCGTCGCCGCCGATACGCGACCGCTTCGACGACGAGTTCGCCGTCGCGCCCGCCGGGGCCGCGGTCGCGACGACGGACGACCGGCAGGGGGTCGGGCTCGTCGGCGAACGGGCGGCGGTCGCGGCGGCGCTCGACGCGGCCCGCGGGGTCGGCACCGACGCGCTGGCGTGGCGCGACCCGACGCCGCGGGGCGCCGTCTACGCCGGCGAGGTGACAGAGACGCTCGGGAGCGGCGCCGTCGTCGACCTCGGCGACGGCGCAGTCGCGGACGAACAGGCGGAGTCCGGTCCCGCTTCACTGCCCCCGGTCGCCGGCACCGACCCCGAGGGCTTCCTGCCGTACTCGAAGACGGCCGCACACGTCGAGGAGGGCGACCGGCTGCGCGTCCAGGTGAAAGAGCCCGCCGCGCCCTGGAGCGACGGCCGGCCGGTCCTCGACACGACGGTCCGCGTCCAGGCCGGCCTCGCGACGCTCGTCCGCGGCTCGTCGCCGGACAGCAACGGCCCGGAGCTGGCCGACCTGCTGCCCGTCGACCCGCCCGAGGGCTGGGGCACCGACTGGGACCGGGCGGCCGACGACGCGGACCTCGATGCTCTCGGTGACGCGCTCGAAGGGGTCGGCGAGCGCGCCGCGGCGCTCGATTCGGCGTTCGACGACGCGCCCGCGCCGGACGAGGCCGCCCCGTACTGCTACTGGCCGGGCGAGGCGACCGTCTGGGTCTGGTTCGGCCGCGAGTCGCGGTTCGGGCTCGACGAGCGCCGCCGCGACGTGACGGCGACGATGCCCGGCCACCACCGCACGAAGGCCGCGACCAACAGTGCCAGCGCGGCCGTCGACTTCGTCGAGGCGGTCTGCCCCGACGCCGGGACCGGCGGGGAGACGGACTTCCCGTTCGACGCCGTTACTCGCCAGTTCGGCCCGACGGAGGGCGACAGCGTCCGCATCGACCACGGCAAGCCCGACGGCCGGATGTTCTCGCTCGGCAGCGGCGAGGTGACCCGCCGGGACGCCGACGGCACCGTCGTCGTCGAGCGGGAGATGTCCGGCCGCGGCACCTACGACGCGCTCGGCGTCGACCAGCAGGCCGGCGACGTGGCCGTGACGAAACTCACGGAGGGCAAGTGGTGGTACCCGACCGTCTACCGCGGCGACGACGGCGAGAAACGGGGCACGTACGTCAATATCTGCACCCCGGTCGAGGTGTTCCCGTCGGCGGTCCGCTACGTCGACCTGCACGTCGACGTGGTCAGACACGCCGACGGTCGCGTCGAGCGGGTCGACGACGACGAACTCGACGCCGCCGTCGCGGCCGGCCACGTCCCCGAGGCGCTCGCGGAGAAGGCTCGCAGCGTCGCCAGCGCCGTCGAGAACGCTCTCTGAGGGCTACTCCTCGTCTCCCGGTTCGTCGCTACCGTCGAGCAACCGCCACGCGCCGATCCCCAGCCCGGCCAGCGCCGCCGCGGGGCCGAACCCCGGGCCGTCGCCCGCGGTCGCGCCCCCCGTTTCCACTGCGTCGGTTCCGACGCCGCTTCCGCCACCGTCGCCGCTCCCGTCAG
Above is a genomic segment from Halosimplex halophilum containing:
- a CDS encoding thioredoxin family protein, encoding MTVTLKDFYADWCGPCKTQDPILDDLEEEYGDVQFEKINVDEQQDVANEYHVRSLPTLIVENDDGIVERFVGVTQADDIEDALQQASA
- a CDS encoding archaemetzincin family Zn-dependent metalloprotease, with the translated sequence MHVDIVPVGDVRAEVKREASASLRAVYESDVTMHDTQSIPSGAYDRSRDQYSAESFIKLATRVGDGDKNIAITPKDLFYHRRNYVFGLAYLDGKGSVISTYRLNTSSDGGISRRSDEDVFSDRVRKEVIHEIGHTMGLEHCDNKRCVMSFSPTVREVDIKDEALCGTCQRQVM
- the npdG gene encoding NADPH-dependent F420 reductase, coding for MDIALLGGTGDIGEGLALRWAYHTSHTVVVGSRDAERAENKAEEYATELDSRGVDADVAGAENAAAAARADVVVAAVPAYHLTDTIEAVADELDAGDVLVSPAVGMKRDEEGMHYNKPGAGSVTALAAGAAPDEVAVVGAFHNLAADRLANLDADLDVDTLVVGDDEDAVDTVSALAEGIEGLRAVSAGGIANAAEVEALTPLLINIAMNNEGLHDVGVKFH
- the ribH gene encoding 6,7-dimethyl-8-ribityllumazine synthase, encoding MVTLGLVVAEFYEELAAEMEARARTNADRRDATVAERVPVPGVYDAPLAADRLARRDGVDAVVVLGVVITGDTDHDRVVTHTAARQLSAVSVDRDTPVTFGVQGPNMSAAEARERIDKGAAAVDAAVDLVEALPEAAE
- a CDS encoding ABC transporter permease subunit → MATNALTVARDDFLNAARSHVVLGVVGAFVVSVALVFLAEMDLFADPYRTLNDVALLFILVGPVLLAPLSYLAVAGDRASGRLKYVMGLPASRPGYVAAKVASRAGVAVAAVLASLAVGFAVALAAFENAPDPAAFALFAVASALYVATFVCIFVAISASVTGRSRAMFGAVAVYFVLVPFWLGVTPPLTLGTLLSAVGDLLGTGLSASTREFVDALSPLRAYGGLIRPVFAQGAEKYERFAHMGGAPDAVYERAWFHVAVLLAWSLGSVTVGYLRFRRAELA
- a CDS encoding ATP-binding protein, which produces MDTERGWGAGPLAVAAVGSVLAATALVHHGSEVATLESVPGPLLALLIDGVPAVGLVYAGYRLEHTDLDAEYRWVAAVWSLGGVVVFTTAVGLTIAVRFLEDRAVSEPAFTLLVAAAFGGLAGIVAGYYRARAVADATRAERASDALAFVNGLVRHDLRNDMQVIRAYAGEIEDADAADDGVAEHAAVVREKTDEAFERIHTAGSLAKTVAGEADYEPVDLAAVVDEAAASIEAATAATVATDLPERAPVVANAGLRSVVDNLVENAVEHNDSDDPRVTLAVERGADAVTLTVSDNGPGIPSEDRPSAYRHGDETAGGGLRIAATLVERYGGDLRIADGGGIGTDDGATVVVELPRADTGDGSDDGADGSRPDRPAVSG
- a CDS encoding preprotein translocase subunit Sec61beta, yielding MSSNDGGGLMSSAGLVRYFDAEDRNAIRIDPKTVIAFGAMFGFLVLVLRATI
- a CDS encoding DUF402 domain-containing protein, encoding MSGDDGAADASADAAGDGGAGDAGEVPTVRVRGIYTTALTRLFEDAGLSVVQASPPIRDRFDDEFAVAPAGAAVATTDDRQGVGLVGERAAVAAALDAARGVGTDALAWRDPTPRGAVYAGEVTETLGSGAVVDLGDGAVADEQAESGPASLPPVAGTDPEGFLPYSKTAAHVEEGDRLRVQVKEPAAPWSDGRPVLDTTVRVQAGLATLVRGSSPDSNGPELADLLPVDPPEGWGTDWDRAADDADLDALGDALEGVGERAAALDSAFDDAPAPDEAAPYCYWPGEATVWVWFGRESRFGLDERRRDVTATMPGHHRTKAATNSASAAVDFVEAVCPDAGTGGETDFPFDAVTRQFGPTEGDSVRIDHGKPDGRMFSLGSGEVTRRDADGTVVVEREMSGRGTYDALGVDQQAGDVAVTKLTEGKWWYPTVYRGDDGEKRGTYVNICTPVEVFPSAVRYVDLHVDVVRHADGRVERVDDDELDAAVAAGHVPEALAEKARSVASAVENAL
- a CDS encoding UPF0146 family protein; translated protein: MIPETLEALVARFAEFDAAVEVGIGRRTVVAEALAEAGTDVTATDRRPRSAPDSVRFVVDDVTDPDPPVYADADLVYALNLPPELHRPTLAAAREADAAFMFTTLGTDQPLVPVERETIPAETLFVARG
- a CDS encoding TIGR01548 family HAD-type hydrolase; amino-acid sequence: MNADAVVLDVDGVLVDVADSYRRAIVESVSRVYGDTIPKDAVQQFKDAGGFNNDWELTYAAALYVLADGAGLGLSLPSFTDRVAATGGGVSAAETVVLDALGPAERERVMNEWDPDRLRDVFQQLYLGTDLYRELEGGEPEMDTPGYIHDEPVILDGETVDALRARYDVGVLTGRPAAEADIALDRVGLDVPDEHRFTMDDWEEGKPHPRALVTLAERFDADSVVFVGDTLDDIRTAVNATGEDTDREYRGVGVLTGGLTGEEGRRKYERAGATAVVDSVNDLPELLDGDDEDAGGN
- a CDS encoding DUF7532 family protein → MHFDQRTQAALREAGLSTEEIRAASERVVEATREAADDLEAFFADRDAVYSDMDQAHSAEEFPEHAVDYLDLFTHADDIRGYLRFDSWGVPVTGGRVLSEDVVELSLGPTVDDRVRFAADRDAL